From Psychrobacillus sp. FSL K6-2836, a single genomic window includes:
- a CDS encoding TnsA endonuclease N-terminal domain-containing protein, whose protein sequence is MSKRKRSTSIDKKLKDGRGQGLGTDYKPWLVIQDLASLGRSTRLNGYKIPRQYEFFSDLERNYFYLLEYSDDVVDIREQYPLLPREETIVIADELGIKHATDPKTNEPIVMTTDFLVTTSKDGQHEHVARTLKYKNDLMDERVLEKFEIERVYWERQGIDWGIVTEIEVPKTMAHNIAFVHNYADLSVLEGFEECSTYDIEDMSIYFLQMLLAQEETVKEIAKKLENNFGLVVGCGISIFRHLVMTKVIDIDLSEKLDMNKILHIKAVRTDFSEKVKAI, encoded by the coding sequence ATGTCCAAACGTAAACGTTCAACATCGATTGATAAAAAGTTGAAAGACGGTCGCGGACAAGGATTAGGAACGGATTATAAGCCTTGGTTAGTTATTCAAGATTTAGCCTCACTTGGACGCTCTACACGGTTAAATGGTTATAAGATTCCGAGACAATACGAGTTTTTTTCAGATTTGGAACGAAACTACTTTTATTTATTGGAATATTCGGACGATGTAGTCGATATTCGGGAACAGTATCCTTTACTCCCTCGTGAAGAAACAATTGTTATAGCAGATGAATTAGGGATTAAGCATGCTACTGACCCTAAGACCAATGAGCCTATTGTGATGACTACGGATTTTCTTGTAACGACCTCCAAGGATGGACAGCATGAGCACGTAGCCCGCACTTTAAAATATAAGAATGATTTAATGGATGAACGTGTACTTGAAAAGTTTGAAATTGAGCGAGTTTATTGGGAAAGACAAGGTATTGATTGGGGAATTGTAACAGAAATAGAGGTGCCTAAAACAATGGCTCATAATATAGCTTTTGTTCATAACTATGCAGACTTATCCGTGCTGGAGGGCTTTGAGGAATGTAGCACATACGATATTGAAGATATGAGTATCTATTTTCTTCAAATGCTATTAGCTCAGGAAGAGACGGTTAAGGAAATTGCAAAAAAGTTGGAAAACAATTTTGGCCTGGTAGTTGGATGTGGTATTTCTATTTTTAGGCATCTTGTAATGACTAAAGTAATTGATATTGATTTAAGTGAGAAATTAGATATGAATAAAATTCTACACATAAAAGCAGTTCGAACAGATTTTTCTGAGAAGGTGAAAGCAATATGA